One genomic segment of Vigna radiata var. radiata cultivar VC1973A unplaced genomic scaffold, Vradiata_ver6 scaffold_246, whole genome shotgun sequence includes these proteins:
- the LOC106778288 gene encoding uncharacterized protein LOC106778288, producing MPHSICKEKSTGINMRFSTERSSSELQTVAFEMLSEASSRAGSSFPVDIWRSILEVFRKTIDVLALKPPVVEDSAMSSFGSCVSFCCCSANVLSLWPFRPPHLRKRDCLNVKHGSFRHSQYMSDSESSTINVTSSDSEFSDGDGSANDSGRVQNSRARVAAITCIQLPDSHQAKYYI from the exons ATGCCTCATTcaatttgtaaagaaaaatctACTGGGATTAATATGAGATTTTCCACAGAAAGAAGTTCCAGTGAATTACAGACAGTGGCTTTTGAGATGCTCAGTGAAGCAAGCTCAAGAGCTGGGTCATCCTTCCCTGTTGACATTTGGAGATCAATTCTTGAG GTGTTCAGGAAAACCATAGACGTCTTGGCATTAAAGCCCCCTGTTGTGGAAGATAGTGCTATGTCCAG TTTCGGATCAT GTGTCAGTTTTTGTTGCTGTTCTGCGAATGTTCTTAGTTTATGGCCTTTCAG GCCTCCACACTTGCGCAAAAGGGACTGTTTGAATGTGAAGCACGGTAGTTTTAGGCATTCCCAATACATGTCAGATAGTGAGTCTTCTACTATTAATGTTACGTCTTCAGATTCAGAGTTTAGTGATGGAGATGGATCAGCTAATGATAGTGGTAGAGTGCAGAACTCAAGGGCTAGAGTAGCTGCCATAACTTGCATACAG ttaCCAGATTCCCACCAAGCAAAGTACTATATCTAG